In Malus sylvestris chromosome 2, drMalSylv7.2, whole genome shotgun sequence, the genomic stretch acacttaaactcactctagcatgctagttgggtattactgctagtagttggtttttattcattcgtatttctcatatcctttgcttccgcatcgcacttttggttacatcACACTCACGTAAtagccagcacgccttgattctaggatcggggtgtgtcaatacaTATATAGCAACCCCACTAATCCAGGAGAAATCCTGGCCTAAATTTGCTCcagaaatgaagtttttgctCCAGAAATgaagttttgggttaaaacatATATTTGTCCTAAATATTAGAGTAAGTTGAATTAAGTTTAGAACCTAACATTTGAATTTTCTCTAAGAATTAAAGTATGTCTTAAAAGGACTTATATTTTATCTAAATCGCacgtaataataaaaaaagtaaaagaaaaaaagaaccgGTGTCATCTACCgaaaaccaaactgaaaaaaagtagcaaaacccaaaaagactCCCCTGTCCCCTGCGACTGTGACTCTGCTGCAAAcaggaagacgaagaagaagaaagagcaaTGAAAGAGCAACCGAGACACCGTCGTTCTCCACGACCCGCACTCTAACCTCCACTGCCACACAGTTCCGAGCTCTGAGATTTTCCCCCATCAAGATCCACGATTAAAGAAGAATCGGAGTCAAAACGACGCAAATGTTGCCGCGCAGGTTATCCGCCATTTTCGGAGGCCTCGGTTCGAACGCCAAGACAGTGACCAGCGAGCTCTTTCCGACTCTCAAGCTCCAAACCGACAAGGAAGTCTACAGGCCCGGCGATCCCATCCTCATCACCATCGAGATTTCGAACCCTAGCAGCAATGACGGTTCGGCGTACTCGCTCTTGATCGAGCGCCTAGGGTTTGAGATTAAGGGGATTGAGAAGCTCGATTCTCAGTGGTTCGCCACGCAGAAACCGACGGCTGGATCCAGACAGAGGAGAGGTAGAAACAAATGCAGAAAAGCTGAACGAATTGTATTATTTGATTGCCTTTTTTTGGCTATTTACTTGTGTGTTTGTGTTGTTTGTTACGTGAGACGTTTAGGTGAATATGTGTTCATGGAGTGCTCGACTCCAGCCCTGGTTACCAATCAGATTGTTTCACCCGGGGGTACGAAATCATGTGAGTGAAGTTCGTGACTTGTGAAATTTTCGATGCAGCGTTGTTTTCGTGTATTTTAAGTTGTAGATGTTAGGATTTAAATTGAGAAATATCAATCGATCTATCGTATTTGTTAGAATAGTTAGTGTTTTTGTTGTTCTTTTGAATGCTAAATGGACTTCATCGAAGGTGGTTAAGATTGGTCTTAAGAATGAATAAGATACTGAACTAGGGAAGGTAACATGTACTCTGTAGTAATAAACCAACGAGCCGCCAAAATTAACTCAAAGACTAGTATTATAAAGCAGTGGGTTCAACAATCTTACATCTCATTACCTAAGAATTCAACCACGATGTTCAGTAATCATCCCCAATCTAATCAACTGAGAATCTGCTCAAAGGATAAACCAGAGATTCACATTAGGAAGGTTGAAAAGCaggagagatagagagatcgcgagagagagagagagaatggggtTTGGGGGAGTGGTTATCTGAGCTACTTAGTTAAAGGACATTCTACAAGCACTACATTAATAAGAGTTTCATTTCTAAACAAATTTAGGCTTGTGCTTTATTGTTGTCAAGGGAGTGGTAACATGAACCTGATCTATTGATTATAAAATTTTGAAAGGATGGTGACATGGAGCTTTAGCTTATCTTAAGAAGAGAATTTATGTTGGAATCGTTTTCGCTGTAAACTTCTTTTCTGTTAATATTCAATGTTTTCTGCAGATGTGGTGCGGTCGTTGCTGGCCCCCGTTATACCACCATCGTACAAAGGTGCTACCCTTCGATATATGTACTATGTTAGAAGTACAATGTCTGGACAATGGCTGATATTGGAGAATGCCCACTCTCGTGGAGAATCAGTGAAAGATTTTCCTGAAATGGTTGGTTTTCTTTGACTTATTATGATGGCTGTTGACATGACTGTTCTCCTGTATGATAGATTTGGCACtgctttattgtattattatattttctgCCTCTGAATATCATAGCGTGCTTGTATTTCACCCTGATAAACTTTGTTCTTTAACAAACTTTATACATGattatgttgattgagaaatggGCTTGTCAATTTGATCATGAAAAAAATATTCACATTTGGAGGGAacgggaaaagaaaaagaattgggCTTGTCAATTATCCTTGTGATACATTCTCTGAAGCATTCTTTGCTAAATTTGAATGGTACATTCGGACTATTCACTAATCAATTATAAGAACGGAATCTGGTCAAAAATATTCCAAGGGCTTATCTGTAGTTATCAGTATATGCAGTAATCATATGCTCTATATTTTCATCCAGATTCTGTTTTAAACATAATCAACATTTTGCATCCGTGGTTGTCATTATCAAACATGTGCTTATGTCATACATATGTAAATATACATAGAGAGTTGTGTTCACGTGTGAGTGTGAATCTGTACTTAGGTAGATATTGGTAAAAATACCTCTTCCTGTACATGCTAGTCTTCTTTTTCTATATTGAGGTGATATGTCCACATTTTGATGTGTGAACCTCATCAAGTTTAAACATCCAGGAAGCTCGTGTTCCAGTACTAGTATGGGTCACTCAGAAAACCAGTGGATTGGGAATGGAAGGTCTTACAGATGGTAagtttttcctttatttttgttaCTCTGGGATGTAAACCTGTGTGTCACTGCTTTTCTCTTGGAAGTTCTTTTTAGGTTCAAGATATGGcttgaaataaataatttcAGCCTGAAATGAGTAATTTTGAAGCTGAATTGAAGCTGAAATGAGTAATTCTGATCATAAGTAAATCATAGTATTTCATGCATCAGACTTGGAAAATATATTGGAATTGAGCTTCTTATTCATCGTAGATCATTTATGAGAGCCTTATTGGATGCTCTATGTTATTACATGGCATCTTCTGTACTAattgttgggtttttgactcaaaattaggatgatgcaataaattaggtttgtgttacctatttggttttggtgtcctatttgggtttggttttgacttcttagttagtttccttggtggagagattttgttaattacctatttgattaggatttggatttatttcctattaggattcttattgtaacctaagtcctatgcactataaataggaccttagggttagtgtattttgtgtggctcattcgtgtggcaatttggtgagagtcaatttgtgagtttgtgagttagagagcaatttgggagaatcttctccatttgtttgAGTTCTCTActtgtttggtttagggtttgtgatttgtgggatttgggttgtgagagtttaaatactcttttgtaatctcagtttgtttagtgaaattccttgTCGTGCTTCGCTCGTGGACGTAGGCTTTacgccgaaccacgtaaatctcttgtgttagtttgagattgtttgttttagctttcacctACAACGTTGATATTGGTACTTTGTTAGAATTCGCTTCCGTTTGCGCATAAAGAATGTTAGAATTCGCTTCCGTttgcgcataaaagtacaacactAATTGTATTTATTAAATGAAAGCATTACAATAAATTAGAACTGTCAACTTGGTGATGTGATAGAAtcaattttagaaaaaaaagtaAAGATTCCTGTGCCAATTTCTTTAATGTAGGTAAGATCTCTGTCAATTGTGTAAGAGTAGTAATTAATTTGTGTTACGGTATGTAAATGTCGCAATTCAAGTTCTTTTGGGCAATAGACAAGCCCTTGGATACTGCTCTTATAATACAGTTTCGTCTTTTCTCAAGTAATTATCCTTGTACCAGTGAAGTGTAGTCTACACTAAACTCTGTCTTATTTTCGAGTTCCTGCATCTTAatcattttaataaatttttctgtttttagaTATATCCATTTTGGTTTGATATACATGTTTTGAAATAATAGTCTATGCATGTTGGATACTGTTTTGAGATATATCTGTCAATTATGTGTTTACAGGGATTGTACCTTCTGTAACCATCCAAATGGATATGTATTGGAAAGAGATGGATGGGGACTCTGATTGGGTATGCTCATATTACCACAATGTCTTTCTTCATTTATATGTTTCTAGGAATTTTCAGGCATGCAAAGTCATTATAGAGTTCCCTATTTCAGCAATATTTGTCTCTTGAGTTtcaaaataacaaatttactcaTCCATTTTATCATTAATAAGGTGAACTAATTCATCTTACAGGTGAAAGCAAACGAAACATATGATGGGGTTGAAGAAGGGTATGAAAGCTCAAGGGATGAGATCTCATCCGTTTCTTCATACAATCCCATGAAAGAACATTTAAACAGAACATTCGGAAGTTCACTATCCTTGCAGTCCCAACGGTCTTCAAATAAGGATAATGTCTATATTGAAGGAGAACGTACAAGTTTATCTTcaaatcttgcaatcccacGGCTCTCTATGGCTGAAGTCTTATACGATACTGGTGCTAGTGAGTTCTATGACCACCTAGAAAAAGCTTCAAGTCCTATGTTCTGTTCTTGCTATTTTCTGTGCTCATTTCCAGAATTGTTTCTGTGTTATTTCAACCATTTTGCTGAGTTATTGTCATTGTTTCTgttcccttttattttgttcaattACTATTGGCATTTGTTCAGAATTTCCTTTCACTTCCACTTCCAACTCCCATTCCAATCCCACTACCTCTACCACTAACTCTCTAACCTCTTCGATATTCATTTCATTGAGAGTCCAATTCCATTTTGTatttccttacaagatacttgTCAGAAGTTTAGCCTTCTAATTGGCAAATGACTTTGTCAAACAGATCTTTCATTGCCCCTGATTTCATCTGCTATTGGCTCTCCAAGCCAGCAGCAGAATCTCACAAAGCAACTTTCTTTGGATGATGAAGCAAGGCCATCTTCTTCACCAGCATCTGGAGCAGTTGAAACCTTAGCATGTAAATTACTGCacttcttattcttcttatACATCTTCGATGcaattgtttctgtttttgtAATGAGTCCTTGAAAACTAATTTTCTGTGAATATTTTCTGCAGCAGAGGGCTTCATTCGAGGGAGGTCATACAATATCCGGCTGGATGACCGAGTTCTGCTTAGATGTTCCCCAAAAAATTCTGATTCCAATTATTACTTCAGTGATATGGTAATTTCGTTTGTTTATAGTTTCTCGTCTGcctgttttgcatcattttctttatcTGGTAGTTGTGAATGTTCTCTATCTCTCCATGGAAATAGATTGGTGGAactcttactttctttcatgAAGAAGGAGCTAGAAGATGCCTTGAGGTAGATGCAATTTAGAAGTaatattgaaatcaattatGGTGTTTGGAAAAGGTTTACAGATATCACTGCCTGGCTCTGTTTTTCAGGTTTCTATAACATTGGAGATTTCAGAAACTATTAGCCGGCGCTTTGTGCATCCTTCTCGGAGGAATTCTCCCACAATTACAAAGGTatgactttttttatttctagcTATCAATTGAATGAGAAGTGCTTCAA encodes the following:
- the LOC126610485 gene encoding uncharacterized protein LOC126610485 codes for the protein MLPRRLSAIFGGLGSNAKTVTSELFPTLKLQTDKEVYRPGDPILITIEISNPSSNDGSAYSLLIERLGFEIKGIEKLDSQWFATQKPTAGSRQRRGEYVFMECSTPALVTNQIVSPGGTKSYVVRSLLAPVIPPSYKGATLRYMYYVRSTMSGQWLILENAHSRGESVKDFPEMEARVPVLVWVTQKTSGLGMEGLTDGIVPSVTIQMDMYWKEMDGDSDWVKANETYDGVEEGYESSRDEISSVSSYNPMKEHLNRTFGSSLSLQSQRSSNKDNVYIEGERTSLSSNLAIPRLSMAEVLYDTGANLSLPLISSAIGSPSQQQNLTKQLSLDDEARPSSSPASGAVETLASEGFIRGRSYNIRLDDRVLLRCSPKNSDSNYYFSDMIGGTLTFFHEEGARRCLEVSITLEISETISRRFVHPSRRNSPTITKIQSDHYEVVADLVQTSFLFSIPMDGPMSFSTPHVSVQWELRFEFFTTPKNVDWTRYEHPLLIEGRDKSEWVLPITVHAPPAVGPTGHARNEKSLLGNLVGA